The Arthrobacter sp. PM3 genome contains the following window.
GTGCGGTGGCGATAGTGATGAAAGTAACACAAAACAGAGATTTTGGTCATTAAAAACATTTCATCATGCCTATGTTGCACGTAAGTTACTTCGAAGTGCCGATGGCGAATCGGCAGTCAGATGGTCACTTCGCCCTGTTTTAAGGTCACAATCACATGCACCGACGGACATGGAATGCGGCGAGCATTGGAGGACAGACGTAACCCACTGAAGGAGCACCATGACCACCTACGACATTGCGCTGATCGGCTTCGGCGGCGTCAACCGGACACTGGCCGAACTCATTGCAGCCCGCGGCGAGACGCTTCGTTCCGAGCTGGGCTTCGGCCTGCGGGTCGTGGCCATCACCGACCTCCGACTCGGCTCACTGGTCCAGCCCGAAGGCATCGACCTCTCCGTCGCCCTCAAACTCGGCGGCGGCAGCGAAACGTTCGCCGCGCACGGCGGCTCCGCGGACACCAACAATGAGTCAGTCATCCGCAACTGCACCGCCGACATCATCTGCGAGGCCACTTTCACGAATCCCGACGACGGCGAGCCGGCGGTTTCGCACGTGCGGTGGGCCCTCGAATCCGGCAAGAGCGTCTGCACGACGAACAAGGGCCCGGTTGCCCTTCGCGGTACGGAGCTGACCGCCCTGGCCGAACGGAACGGCGTGTATTTCGAATTCGAGGGTGCCGTCATGAGCGGCACTCCCGTCATCCGCCTGGCCAAGAAGATGTTCGCAGGGCTGAAGCTGAATGGTTTCGAAGGCATCCTCAACGGCACCAGCAACTATGTGCTCGGGCGGATGGAAGCCGGACTGGACTTCGCAGCAGCAGTCAGTGAGGCACAGGAACTCGGTTACGCCGAGGCCAACCCCGCAGCAGATATCGAGGGGTACGACGTTCAGCTCAAGGTTCTCATCCTCGCCAACGAACTGCTCAACGCAGGCATGGAACTCAAGGATGTTCAGCGCCAAGGGATTTCGAGCGT
Protein-coding sequences here:
- a CDS encoding homoserine dehydrogenase, whose protein sequence is MTTYDIALIGFGGVNRTLAELIAARGETLRSELGFGLRVVAITDLRLGSLVQPEGIDLSVALKLGGGSETFAAHGGSADTNNESVIRNCTADIICEATFTNPDDGEPAVSHVRWALESGKSVCTTNKGPVALRGTELTALAERNGVYFEFEGAVMSGTPVIRLAKKMFAGLKLNGFEGILNGTSNYVLGRMEAGLDFAAAVSEAQELGYAEANPAADIEGYDVQLKVLILANELLNAGMELKDVQRQGISSVTPENIRKAALEGRRWKLVGAARRNPDGSVTAGVSPMALPLDHGLAGVSGAANAVSFETDLLGAVTVSGPGAGRVETAYALLSDIIAMHAARTGAAANV